The Fusarium musae strain F31 chromosome 10, whole genome shotgun sequence genome window below encodes:
- a CDS encoding hypothetical protein (EggNog:ENOG41), with product MAPRSPLEECDAQVQAQDSNASRRAQWAAISKHQAELSDIWGKLEHHPSYDGVFTLGKDGILRSLGPDRDVHDAIPLSPQLIKALLDRLPFRPENEIDFRGVDGKNTPKEQWYHPDKGLLPPPLVQTEEQRKLIESKRDETRRIPNPGGSEEEAAVPAPDYVGPRSWVERDIV from the exons ATGGCACCAAGGTCACCTCTGGAGGAA TGCGATGCCCAAGTACAAGCCCAGGACTCCAACGCTAGTCGCCGAGCTCAATGGGCAGCCATCAGCAAACACCAAGCCGAGCTCAGTGATATTTGGGGAAAATTGGAGCACCATCCCTCCTACGACGGTGTCTTCACCCTCGGCAAAGATGGCATTCTGCGCTCGCTGGGCCCAGACCGCGATGTTCACGATGCAATACCGTTATCGCCTCAATTGATCAAGGCGCTCCTTGACCGTCTTCCTTTCCGTCCCGAAAATGAGATTGACTTTCGTGGTGTCGATGGCAAGAACACGCCGAAAGAGCAGTGGTATCATCCCGACAAGGGTTTGTTACCTCCGCCTCTCGTTCAGACGGAAGAACAGAGGAAGTTGATTGAGTCGAAGAGGGATGAGACAAGGAGAATCCCTAATCCTGGAGGaagcgaagaagaggccgCGGTGCCCGCCCCAGATTATGTCGGACCACGATCTTGGGTTGAAAGAGACATCGTCTGA